In the Candidatus Electrothrix sp. GW3-4 genome, one interval contains:
- a CDS encoding branched-chain amino acid aminotransferase, which translates to MLKNELDVTLQRAEILKEKPDQKQLGFGKYFTDHMLTMRWDKEQGWHDAEIRSYANFSLDPAAMVLHYSQEIFEGLKAYRGADDSVLLFRPMDNLNRFNDSADRMCMPRIPAEKVLQAMKGFIYLEREWIPKTEGAALYIRPAMIATEAALGVRPANEYLFFVICSPVGAYYAEGFSPTKIYVEDEYVRAVRGGVGNVKTGGNYAASIKAHTTSQRKGYTQVLWLDAVERKYIEEVGTSNIFFVINGELVTPPLGGTILPGITRDTVLQLAKDWGIPTCERRITMDEVIVAVENGSLTEAFGSGTAAVISPIGEFGYKGDTIMINNGETGPLAQRFFDGIQELQRGAAPDPHNWIVWVR; encoded by the coding sequence ATGCTGAAAAACGAACTTGATGTCACTCTGCAGCGGGCAGAGATTTTGAAAGAAAAACCGGACCAGAAGCAACTGGGATTCGGGAAATATTTTACTGATCACATGCTGACCATGCGCTGGGACAAGGAGCAGGGCTGGCATGATGCGGAGATCAGGTCTTACGCGAACTTTAGTCTAGACCCGGCGGCAATGGTCCTGCATTATAGCCAGGAAATTTTTGAGGGACTTAAGGCCTATCGCGGTGCGGATGATTCTGTCCTCCTGTTTCGACCGATGGATAACTTGAATCGTTTTAACGATTCTGCTGATCGCATGTGCATGCCCCGTATTCCGGCGGAAAAGGTTCTGCAGGCTATGAAGGGTTTTATTTACCTGGAGCGAGAGTGGATTCCGAAAACCGAAGGCGCTGCCCTGTACATTCGTCCTGCCATGATCGCCACTGAAGCTGCCTTGGGGGTTCGACCTGCTAACGAGTACCTGTTTTTTGTTATTTGCAGCCCGGTTGGTGCCTATTATGCAGAAGGTTTCAGCCCCACCAAGATCTATGTTGAAGACGAATACGTCCGGGCCGTCCGAGGCGGGGTGGGCAATGTCAAGACCGGGGGTAATTATGCCGCCTCCATCAAGGCGCATACCACCTCTCAGCGCAAGGGGTACACCCAGGTTCTCTGGTTAGATGCGGTAGAACGGAAATATATCGAAGAGGTTGGTACCTCCAATATCTTCTTTGTCATTAATGGAGAATTGGTTACTCCTCCATTAGGTGGTACCATCCTGCCTGGTATTACCCGGGATACGGTCTTGCAGTTGGCTAAGGATTGGGGGATCCCCACCTGTGAACGCCGGATTACTATGGATGAGGTCATAGTTGCTGTTGAAAATGGCTCGCTGACCGAGGCCTTTGGCTCTGGAACAGCGGCTGTTATTTCTCCCATTGGTGAATTCGGATACAAGGGGGACACCATCATGATCAATAATGGGGAGACCGGTCCGCTGGCCCAACGCTTCTTTGATGGCATCCAGGAGTTGCAGCGTGGTGCAGCCCCAGACCCGCATAACTGGATTGTTTGGGTCAGATAA
- a CDS encoding F0F1 ATP synthase subunit epsilon: MAQIHLEVVTPKGPVVSEEVDIVTAPGLEGEFGVLANHAPFLSAIKTGTLVFKQDKREKFLMVSSGFAEVSNNKATFLVETAEFGHDIDVDRALEAKERAEKRLARDIAHADDLDRIRAEAALQRAVARLAAAQRTTL; encoded by the coding sequence ATGGCACAGATACATCTTGAAGTAGTCACTCCGAAAGGGCCGGTTGTCAGTGAGGAGGTGGACATCGTCACCGCACCTGGTCTTGAGGGAGAGTTTGGTGTGCTGGCAAATCATGCTCCGTTTCTGAGCGCGATCAAAACAGGTACTTTGGTCTTTAAACAGGATAAGCGGGAAAAATTCCTGATGGTCAGTAGCGGCTTTGCCGAGGTCTCAAATAATAAAGCCACTTTTTTGGTGGAAACAGCAGAGTTTGGCCATGATATTGACGTAGATCGTGCTTTGGAAGCGAAAGAGCGGGCGGAAAAACGCTTGGCAAGAGATATCGCCCATGCTGATGACCTTGATCGAATCCGGGCCGAAGCTGCTCTGCAACGAGCTGTTGCCCGCCTAGCTGCTGCGCAACGGACAACGCTGTAA